Proteins co-encoded in one Chaetodon auriga isolate fChaAug3 chromosome 9, fChaAug3.hap1, whole genome shotgun sequence genomic window:
- the LOC143325568 gene encoding uncharacterized protein LOC143325568, producing the protein MSDCLTKGFRNQLTRTMESVLTRAVFEIMKIFENSLHNHQMELAQKGEEIAQLQIKLQKMEIKLVDSECGGDRGAEMRKTQMTELLREPEGTLNVSGQTSDVPEIDFVVPADWCTPLGYEAVTKQDEAVCPSVRLRSLHIPLWQLPVEQEVVNCDVESYQQTEGIRRSRRGSLLKERVKHTQDGSSPMRDRGTRRPPVRNDMKKLLQNIKHEHLTAASLRRGGGNSTGKEKENTLKSKREERKIPATESKSTEQETVGESSEKRYSCKFCKRVFDTQFGRSMHIRSHKKCRGCKKEFPYPSILVRHKPYCEKLKKLLAKEAESTKPPKSQSCVEEKPAALSKQQVIVQKESTPSASTHNESSLQKNGPAKKHPCVHCNKKFNSHCKMKEHVRVHTGEKPFPCIMCPKKFRINQSLKLHIMRMHTDQGNSSETNGRLARTVPSGDLISPIEDTSQAVDHNKVER; encoded by the exons ATGTCCGACTGTCTGACGAAAGGATTCAGGAACCAGCTGACGAGAACCATGGAGTCAGTTTTGACGAGGGCTGTGTTTGAAATAATGAAGATCTTTGAGAACAGCCTGCACAACCACCAAATGGAGCTGGcacagaaaggagaagaaatTGCTCAACTTCAAATAAAGTTACAGAAAATGGAGATCAAGCTGGTGGACAGTGAGTGTGGAGGTGACAGAGGAGCGGAGATGCGTAAAACTCAGATGACTGAATTGCTAAGAGAGCCTGAAGGTACTCTGAACGTCTCTGGTCAAACTTCTGATGTTCCTGAGATTGATTTTGTAG TACCTGCTGACTGGTGTACTCCCCTGGGCTACGAGGCTGTGACCAAACAAGACGAAGCCGTGTGTCCCAGCGTGAGACTGCGCTCGCTGCATATCCCTCTGTGGCAACTACCGGTCGAGCAGGAG GTGGTGAACTGTGACGTTGAGTCTTACCAGCAGACGGAGGGTATCAGGAGATCCCGGAGAG GTTCTTTGTTAAAGGAGAGGGTTAAACACACTCAGGACGGAAGTTCACCAATGCGTGACCGAGGAACTCGACGTCCACCGGTGAGGAACGACATGAAAAAATTGCtccaaaacatcaaacatgagcATCTAACAGCTGCAAGtctgagaagaggagggggaaattcaacagggaaagagaaagaaaatacactgaagagcaaaagagaggaaagaaaaatccCAGCCACTGAGTCAAAGTCCACAGAACAAGAGACAGTGGGGGAAAGCAGTGAGAAGAGGTACTCCTGCAAGTTCTGCAAGAGGGTTTTTGACACACAGTTTGGCCGAAGCATGCATATACGATCACACAAGAAGTGCCGAGGTTGCAAAAAAGAGTTCCCTTATCCAAGTATTCTTGTGCGCCATAAACCATACTGTGAAAAACTTAAGAAATTGCTGGCAAAAGAAGCAGAGTCCACCAAACCTCCAAAATCTCAATCCTGTGTTGAAGAAAAACCAGCTGCATTAAGCAAACAACAGGTGATCGTTCAGAAGGAAAGCACACCTTCCGCCAGCACCCACAATGAATCGTCTCTCCAGAAAAATGGACCCGCCAAAAAGCACCCCTGTGTACACTGCAACAAGAAGTTTAATTCACATTGCAAGATGAAAGAGCACGTGCGTGTTCATACGGGTGAGAAGCCTTTTCCGTGCATCATGTGCCCAAAGAAGTTCCGCATTAACCAGTCGCTCAAATTGCACATCATGAGAATGCACACAGACCAAGGAAATTCCAGCGAGACAAATGGACGCCTCGCGAGGACCGTGCCATCAGGGGATTTGATTTCACCCATTGAAGACACAAGTCAAGCAGTTGACCATAACAAAGTTGAGAGATAA
- the LOC143325565 gene encoding uncharacterized protein LOC143325565: MAVHGCHGRGLFSGSHIFPQLPVEANRRRKQRCQSVVDIKTISLTQRTMESARSAFHAQLATVMDSLLAAAVCEIAKIFESSLCEQQAELAQKAEEISILRGKLEKGERRQRAKGGGGEEGEMSSGDREGGLRQQTLAGSGLNVGKDGSSHSDPVEGVSQSLSGLKKEVTGQDGASVKHERVGSRSALGSVTGPEGSLAAVDQRHIDTLSATQAKAKLSHWDQGSRSADIRPHQDQASTPFLSISQSGRCSPRPDPSLAQPGEWLPGLDTTRGGVSGLENLQADNTSCSGPASSSTGTDASCFRPGFGSDETSNEDDDSTFPFLDQEPENQNSNQNSGQGQGVGQRVARQVQPQAPSGESSWRPRDDRGGRGPINHTRRVTTFGNRDPLRPQSNSQSLALRHTNTLSHPAAPGGGNGRPYTCPYCTKCFTYPSHQRRHLLRHTGVRLHPCQFCDKSFLTPSELTVHTRTHTGERPFGCAQCGKRFARSGNLRAHQRDVHMGKRPFACTECGKRFAHRGNLRVHNHRVHQGDPYYMDDQQEPDMGPNPV, from the exons ATGGCAGTTCATGGATGCCACGGCAGAGGACTGTTCAGTGGTAGCCACATCTTCCCTCAGCTGCCAGTGGAGGCCAACCGAAGAAGAAAGCAGCGGTGTCAATCAGTCGTTGACATTAAAACAATTTCTCTGACACAAAGGACAATGGAGTCTGCTCGGAGTGCTTTCCACGCGCAGCTGGCCACCGTCATGGACTCGCTGCTGGCCGCCGCTGTGTGCGAGATTGCCAAGATCTTTGAGAGCAGCCTGTGCGAACAGCAGGCGGAGCTAGCGCAGAAAGCGGAGGAGATCTCCATCCTCCGAGGCAAGCTGGAGAAAGgcgagaggaggcagagggcgAAGGGCGGAGGGGGCGAGGAAGGGGagatgtcatcaggagacagagagggcgGCTTGAGGCAGCAGACCCTGGCAGGATCAG GACTGAATGTGGGAAAGGATGGGTCTTCTCATTCAGACCCAGTCGAAGGAGTCAGTCAGAGCCTCAGCGGGCTGAAAAAGGAGGTCACAGGCCAGGACGGGGCTTCAGTAAAACATGAG CGTGTTGGATCACGTTCTGCTCTAGGGTCTGTCACAGGCCCAGAGGGAAGCCTTGCTGCTGTGGACCAGAGGCACATAGATACCCTGTCAGCCACACAAGCCAAGGCCAAAT TGTCTCATTGGGATCAGGGCAGTCGCAGTGCAGACATCAGACCCCACCAGGATCAAGCCTCCAccccttttctctccatttcccaGAGTGGGCGTTGCTCGCCCAGGCCTGACCCAAGCCTAGCACAACCAGGGGAGTGGTTACCGGGGTTGGACACCACCCGAGGTGGAGTGTCCGGTCTGGAGAACCTGCAGGCAGATAACACCAGCTGCTCTGGTCCAGCTAGCAGCAGTACTGGCACAGACGCATCCTGCTTCCGACCTGGTTTTGGCTCTGACGAGACCAGCAACGAAGATGACGATAGCACTTTCCCTTTCCTGGACCAGGAACCTGAGAACCAGAACTCCAATCAGAATTCAGGGCAGGGCCAGGGCGTGGGGCAGAGGGTGGCTCGGCAGGTTCAACCCCAAGCCCCCTCTGGCGAATCATCATGGAGACCCAGAGACGACAGGGGTGGCAGAGGCCCAATCAATCACACACGACGGGTCACGACTTTTGGCAACAGAGACCCTCTCCGACCGCAGTCCAATTCACAGTCACTCGCGCtacgacacacaaacactctcagcCACCCCGCAGCTCCTGGTGGAGGGAACGGACGACCTTACACCTGCCCATACTGTACCAAATGTTTTACCTACCCCTCCCACCAGCGCAGACACCTGTTACGCCACACCGGAGTCAGACTCCATCCCTGTCAGTTTTGTGACAAGAGTTTCCTCACTCCCTCTGAGCTCACTgtgcacactcgcacacacacaggggagcGGCCTTTTGGCTGCGCTCAGTGTGGCAAACGTTTCGCCCGCAGCGGGAACTTGAGAGCCCACCAACGGGACGTTCACATGGGGAAGAGGCCCTTTGCCTGCACAGAGTGTGGGAAGAGATTTGCCCACAGAGGGAACCTGAGAGTGCACAATCACAGAGTCCACCAAGGAGATCCCTACTACATGGATGACCAGCAGGAGCCTGACATGGGCCCTAATCCCGTCTga